A stretch of the Gossypium hirsutum isolate 1008001.06 chromosome D07, Gossypium_hirsutum_v2.1, whole genome shotgun sequence genome encodes the following:
- the LOC107955060 gene encoding importin subunit alpha-1b has translation MHTSEQPQTPTSEPSGPQPPQTLLNLITTVLSLLLLSSLTVRSFVGRWQVLRSKLCTLQSSLSLISESPHWDDNSLLHTLFPSLLSTLQRLKPLSDQCTLSSFTGGKLLMQSDLDIASSSLSTHLHDLDFLLRSGVLHQSNSIILSHPGPGSDKDDLGFFIRDVFTRLQIGGIEFKKKALESLLQLLNKDEKSTAVVAKEGNIGYLISLLEVNSQPLIREQAVLAVSMLASSSQHSRKIIFEEGGLGPLLRILETGSISLKEKAAIAVEAITADPENAWAISAYGGVSALIEACRSGSQPIQTHAVGALRNVASVEDIRLALGEEGAVPVLVQLLVSGNTATQEKVANCLSILASSGEYCRALIIQEKGLPRLMHMIQDLSNSDTIEHVLRTICSLSVTDSNLQILSSSTTTIIQLGEFIKHGNMILQQISASLLSKLSIREGNKRAISSCMGSLVKLMESPKPVGLQDAAAQAIVSLLTVRSNRKELARDEKSVMRLVQMLDPKNETVSKKYPLMVVTALLAGGSGDCRKILVAAGANKHLQILTEMEVAGAKKALQRLAGITLESIFSRTWRE, from the coding sequence ATGCATACATCAGAACAACCGCAAACGCCGACGTCAGAACCATCTGGACCTCAACCACCGCAAACACTCCTCAACTTAATCACAACTGTTCTCTCTCTCCTCCTCCTTTCTTCCCTCACCGTCCGCTCTTTCGTCGGCCGGTGGCAAGTCCTCCGGTCAAAGCTTTGCACTCTCCAATCATCTCTTTCCCTCATCTCTGAATCTCCTCACTGGGATGACAACTCCTTGCTTCACACTCTTTTCCCTTCCCTTCTCTCCACTCTCCAACGTTTAAAACCTCTCTCCGATCAATGCACTCTCTCTTCCTTCACCGGCGGCAAACTCCTCATGCAAAGCGACCTCGACATTGCTTCCTCTTCTCTCTCTACCCATCTCCATGACCTCGATTTTCTTCTCAGATCTGGCGTTCTTCACCAATCCAACTCCATCATTTTGTCTCACCCGGGACCTGGCTCTGATAAAGATGATTTGGGATTTTTCATTAGGGATGTCTTCACCCGACTTCAGATTGGAGGTATCGAGTTCAAAAAGAAAGCTTTAGAATCACTCCTTCAGCTTCTCAACAAGGACGAGAAATCTACTGCTGTGGTTGCTAAAGAAGGAAACATTGGCTATTTGATAAGTCTTCTAGAAGTTAACAGCCAACCTTTGATTCGAGAACAAGCTGTTTTAGCAGTGTCGATGTTGGCTTCTTCAAGCCAACATTCGAGAAAAATCATCTTCGAAGAGGGAGGATTAGGGCCTTTATTAAGAATCCTCGAAACAGGTTCCATTTCTTTAAAAGAAAAGGCCGCCATTGCTGTTGAAGCAATCACCGCCGATCCCGAAAACGCCTGGGCAATTTCAGCATACGGGGGGGTGTCGGCCTTGATAGAAGCTTGCCGGTCTGGCTCCCAACCAATTCAAACCCATGCGGTTGGCGCTCTTCGAAACGTGGCTTCTGTAGAAGATATTCGACTGGCTTTGGGTGAAGAAGGCGCGGTTCCTGTTTTAGTCCAGTTATTAGTCTCTGGTAACACCGCTACACAAGAAAAAGTAGCCAATTGCCTTTCTATACTGGCTTCTTCCGGTGAATATTGTCGCGCTTTGATTATACAAGAAAAAGGATTGCCAAGATTGATGCATATGATTCAAGATTTATCAAATTCAGATACAATCGAGCATGTTCTCCGTACAATCTGTTCCCTTTCGGTAACGGATTCCAATTTACAGATTTTATCGTCTTCAACAACCACCATTATCCAATTAGGTGAATTTATCAAGCACGGGAACATGATTTTACAACAGATTTCAGCTTCTCTCTTAtcgaaattatcaattagggaggGAAACAAGCGAGCAATTTCTAGTTGTATGGGTTCTTTGGTAAAGTTAATGGAATCTCCAAAGCCAGTGGGGTTACAAGACGCGGCGGCGCAAGCCATTGTTTCGCTACTGACTGTCCGGTCAAATAGGAAGGAGCTGGCTAGAGATGAGAAGAGTGTGATGAGATTGGTGCAGATGTTGGATCCCAAAAATGAGACTGTTTCTAAGAAGTACCCGTTGATGGTGGTGACAGCGCTGTTGGCTGGAGGAAGCGGTGATTGTAGGAAAATACTAGTGGCTGCCGGAGCCAATAAGCATCTCCAGATTTTGACGGAAATGGAAGTCGCCGGAGCTAAGAAGGCGCTTCAAAGACTTGCAGGGATTACACTCGAGAGCATTTTCAGCAGGACTTGGAGGGAATAA